A DNA window from Bdellovibrio sp. BCCA contains the following coding sequences:
- a CDS encoding HAMP domain-containing sensor histidine kinase has product MKTLRKKPKRSLRTILIVWFVLFSVVPLAFVTIYSMVKYEKAIDHELSQRLSGNAREIELVLSDLRASLQQKRDKYIRDPSLIYHVTVGDGATIRSLTSQWIKTDNISSLTFFDREGRMLASVFKDDKDNVRSFVPVQDAVFLSAKYMAQVKDEKEIALAEFGENQKLNLILISKITGAGGRSVGYVEQIVDLDKAFANKMKNRLKLELIVFKEGGQVVVASHPDFYLYKKDFFKPYFRPGAEPFFDLNVRTTPYGFLIYPIDWGITKFYVALGASKSEAKAVLKNVNYAFITVVGAVILLLILTILVTSSWVLKPLYDLVEALQSFESQEQLVTIPVKNDTEIGLLTESFNEMSKKIWQARSDLRKKITELEAANKELKDTQTKLVHSAKMVSLGQLVAGVAHELNNPIGFIYSNMTHLKEYSEKLIELAEVAEKDPPKLHALKEEYEFDYIVKDLPKLVASCQDGARRTRDIVLGLRNFSRLEEAKLQEIDVHQSLDTTLNLLQGEIKNRIEIHRQYEPTPLIHCYASQINQVFMNILSNAVQAIEGTGHIWISTTALKDYKGSKDRRGWVQVSIQDSGKGMSAETLEKIFDPFFTTKGVGQGTGLGLSISYGIVQNHGGEIQARSEVGVGTEFIVIIPVYPPIQEKNPQPLA; this is encoded by the coding sequence GTGAAAACCCTAAGGAAGAAACCTAAAAGATCATTGCGTACGATCTTGATCGTTTGGTTTGTTCTTTTCTCTGTCGTTCCTCTGGCCTTCGTTACAATTTATTCGATGGTGAAGTATGAAAAAGCCATCGACCATGAGTTATCCCAACGTTTAAGTGGCAACGCCCGTGAAATCGAGTTGGTTCTTTCAGATTTACGCGCAAGCCTTCAACAAAAACGCGATAAGTACATTCGTGATCCAAGTTTGATTTATCACGTGACCGTTGGAGACGGCGCGACGATTCGTTCCCTGACTTCACAGTGGATTAAGACGGATAATATTTCTAGTCTCACGTTCTTTGATCGCGAAGGCCGCATGCTCGCTTCTGTTTTTAAGGATGACAAAGACAATGTGCGCAGTTTCGTGCCTGTTCAAGACGCCGTATTTTTATCCGCGAAATACATGGCGCAAGTGAAAGATGAAAAAGAAATCGCACTTGCAGAGTTCGGCGAAAATCAAAAACTCAATCTCATCCTCATTTCCAAGATCACAGGAGCCGGGGGACGCTCTGTCGGTTATGTGGAACAGATTGTGGATTTAGATAAAGCCTTTGCTAACAAAATGAAGAACCGCCTGAAATTGGAGCTGATCGTGTTTAAGGAAGGCGGTCAGGTTGTGGTGGCAAGCCATCCGGATTTTTATCTCTATAAAAAAGATTTCTTTAAGCCTTATTTCCGTCCTGGTGCAGAGCCCTTCTTTGATTTGAATGTGCGCACAACTCCTTATGGATTTTTAATTTATCCGATTGATTGGGGTATCACTAAATTCTACGTGGCACTCGGAGCTTCAAAAAGTGAAGCGAAAGCCGTTCTTAAGAACGTAAACTATGCGTTTATTACGGTCGTCGGTGCCGTCATTCTACTTTTGATTCTAACAATTCTTGTGACTTCAAGCTGGGTGTTGAAGCCGCTCTATGATTTGGTAGAAGCCCTGCAATCTTTCGAGTCACAAGAACAGTTAGTCACCATTCCCGTAAAAAACGATACAGAGATTGGCCTTCTTACTGAATCTTTCAATGAGATGAGTAAAAAAATCTGGCAAGCGCGTTCGGATCTTCGTAAAAAAATCACGGAACTAGAAGCTGCCAATAAAGAACTCAAAGATACGCAAACAAAACTCGTTCACTCAGCAAAAATGGTCAGCTTGGGTCAACTTGTGGCAGGTGTTGCGCATGAGTTGAATAATCCGATTGGATTTATTTACAGCAATATGACTCATCTTAAAGAGTATTCAGAAAAATTGATTGAGCTTGCGGAAGTCGCTGAAAAAGATCCTCCGAAGCTACATGCTCTTAAAGAGGAATACGAATTTGATTACATCGTTAAGGATCTTCCGAAACTGGTAGCGTCTTGCCAAGACGGTGCACGCCGCACGCGTGACATTGTTTTGGGCTTAAGAAATTTCTCTCGTTTGGAAGAGGCAAAACTGCAAGAAATCGACGTTCATCAAAGTCTCGATACAACGCTCAATCTTTTGCAGGGGGAAATCAAAAACCGTATTGAGATTCACAGACAGTATGAACCAACTCCATTGATTCACTGTTATGCAAGTCAGATCAATCAGGTCTTCATGAACATTCTGTCGAATGCAGTTCAGGCCATTGAAGGCACGGGACATATTTGGATTTCAACGACAGCTTTGAAAGACTACAAAGGCTCCAAAGATCGTCGCGGTTGGGTGCAAGTCTCAATTCAAGACAGCGGCAAAGGCATGTCAGCAGAGACTTTGGAGAAAATTTTCGATCCATTCTTCACCACTAAAGGTGTGGGGCAGGGAACGGGTCTTGGACTGAGTATTTCTTACGGTATCGTGCAAAATCACGGGGGAGAAATTCAAGCGCGCTCGGAAGTGGGCGTGGGCACTGAGTTTATCGTGATTATCCCTGTTTATCCGCCCATCCAAGAAAAGAATCCTCAACCTTTGGCCTAA
- a CDS encoding rod shape-determining protein, with translation MSFFDKVQDYFSNDIAIDLGTANTLVYVKGRGIILDEPSVVAVQKNYRGMQNRVLAVGKEAKDMLGRTPGSIVAIRPIKDGVIADFEVTQSMLKYFIGKSLGEKKSFIRPRIIICVPYGITQVEKRAVKEAAQSAGAREVYLIEEPMAAAIGAGLPITEPSGNMVVDMGGGTTGVAVISLGGIVYCKSIKVAGDKFDEAIVNYVRRQFNLLIGERTAENIKIQIGNAYPFEEEKSMEIKGRDLVAGAPKTIEITSSQVNDALMDPLSEVVDAVRTALEKTPPELASDIVDNGIVLTGGGALLANLDVLLRERTGLPVSIAEDPLSCVVMGSGKVLDQLDLLRQLTVD, from the coding sequence ATGAGTTTTTTTGACAAAGTTCAAGATTATTTTTCGAATGATATTGCCATCGACCTTGGCACCGCGAACACCCTAGTTTACGTCAAAGGACGCGGGATTATTCTCGATGAGCCTTCTGTTGTTGCGGTTCAAAAAAATTATCGCGGAATGCAGAATCGTGTTCTTGCTGTAGGTAAAGAAGCCAAGGACATGCTTGGTCGTACACCTGGAAGCATCGTTGCGATTCGTCCGATTAAAGACGGTGTTATCGCCGACTTCGAAGTGACTCAATCCATGCTTAAATATTTCATCGGAAAATCTTTGGGCGAGAAAAAATCTTTCATCCGCCCACGCATCATCATCTGCGTTCCTTACGGAATCACTCAAGTTGAAAAACGCGCGGTGAAAGAAGCAGCTCAATCAGCGGGCGCTCGTGAAGTGTACTTGATCGAAGAGCCAATGGCAGCGGCGATCGGTGCAGGTCTTCCAATTACTGAACCATCAGGCAACATGGTTGTTGATATGGGCGGTGGTACAACAGGTGTCGCTGTGATTTCTTTGGGCGGTATCGTTTACTGTAAATCAATCAAAGTTGCCGGTGATAAATTTGATGAAGCGATCGTGAACTACGTTCGTCGCCAATTCAACTTGTTGATCGGTGAAAGAACTGCTGAAAATATCAAAATCCAAATCGGAAATGCTTATCCATTCGAAGAAGAAAAATCCATGGAGATCAAAGGCCGTGACCTCGTAGCGGGCGCGCCTAAGACAATCGAAATCACTTCTTCTCAAGTGAACGATGCTTTGATGGATCCTTTGTCTGAAGTTGTCGACGCTGTTCGCACAGCACTTGAAAAAACTCCGCCAGAACTTGCTTCTGATATCGTGGACAACGGTATCGTGTTGACGGGCGGGGGAGCTTTGCTGGCGAACCTGGATGTTCTTTTGAGAGAGAGAACTGGACTCCCAGTTTCCATCGCGGAAGATCCATTGAGCTGTGTTGTGATGGGTTCGGGCAAAGTTCTCGACCAGCTAGACCTTCTCAGACAGCTTACAGTCGATTAG
- a CDS encoding fimbria/pilus periplasmic chaperone — translation MIKNLLRGLVPLAFILPSVSFAFRLSPMVIRFSPTGSGATQVLTLENPGGEKTPIQIEAFTRTENEKGEEVRKKTDDFTIYPEQVVLLPNEKRNVRVTWSGDINATEKSYRIIASQLPVEFRDRNFKPKKAGVNLNFLLQYVASAYVTPEGAVAKIKVKDVKHIDAKKISVTVVNEGTAHKVLKVKKLKLFAGDKLVSEIENPKEFDSINLLPGSQKNITVVSSKEVTGSPSRGELELAEIGD, via the coding sequence ATGATCAAAAATCTGTTAAGAGGCTTAGTTCCTCTGGCTTTTATTCTTCCGAGCGTTTCATTCGCGTTTCGTCTTTCTCCCATGGTCATCCGCTTTTCCCCGACCGGTTCCGGAGCTACACAGGTTCTGACTTTGGAAAATCCCGGTGGAGAAAAAACGCCCATTCAAATAGAAGCTTTCACGCGTACTGAAAATGAAAAGGGTGAAGAGGTTCGAAAAAAAACGGATGACTTCACGATTTATCCAGAACAAGTCGTCCTTCTTCCTAATGAAAAAAGAAACGTGCGTGTGACTTGGTCGGGCGACATCAATGCCACTGAAAAATCGTATCGCATTATTGCTTCGCAACTTCCGGTGGAATTCCGGGACAGAAATTTCAAACCCAAAAAAGCGGGCGTAAATCTAAATTTTCTTCTTCAGTATGTTGCTTCGGCGTATGTGACGCCCGAAGGAGCTGTGGCGAAAATAAAAGTGAAAGATGTAAAACATATCGATGCAAAAAAGATTTCCGTCACAGTGGTGAACGAAGGAACAGCACACAAAGTTTTAAAAGTAAAAAAACTTAAACTCTTTGCCGGAGACAAACTCGTTTCTGAAATCGAAAATCCTAAAGAGTTCGATAGCATAAATTTACTTCCAGGTTCGCAAAAAAATATTACCGTTGTTTCGTCAAAAGAAGTCACAGGTTCTCCTTCGCGTGGAGAGCTGGAGCTTGCGGAGATCGGTGATTGA
- a CDS encoding zf-HC2 domain-containing protein has protein sequence MAQQENKIPLSKKGKREISPFIGHELLYDYLSGSLDKERRAAVEDHVKFSRDAQLDLTKIQNGQTYAERLADTVVSQPIIAQISAPSSYLSVLMQKSNFDKWPQGLKWGLEALVVVVAIVTLLTVTPWQKVMQLGVGTGSKEVVLAEVSKNTSSEPSPAIEEKPEFVDEGVSKETSKEHGKETAKETTVAKTTETPKASPTAAATVAATTAVPKKEEKTAAPETAPAAASGGFLYRGEIAVTNIDVIGPKITEKINELGGRKAGSVELGWKKTPGSMYYHFTIPEAKYQDLLTFLGTYGKPKIGKEKHPRVMPDGIVRMIITVDEAKK, from the coding sequence ATGGCTCAGCAGGAAAATAAAATTCCACTTTCCAAAAAAGGCAAAAGGGAGATTTCTCCTTTTATTGGTCATGAACTTCTTTATGACTATCTTTCTGGAAGTCTAGATAAAGAACGTCGCGCGGCCGTTGAAGATCACGTGAAATTTTCGCGAGACGCTCAATTGGACCTAACGAAAATTCAGAATGGTCAAACCTATGCGGAGCGATTGGCCGACACAGTGGTGTCTCAACCGATCATTGCGCAAATCAGTGCTCCTTCAAGTTATCTTTCAGTTCTTATGCAAAAATCCAACTTCGATAAATGGCCGCAAGGCTTGAAGTGGGGATTGGAAGCTCTTGTTGTCGTTGTCGCTATCGTGACTCTGCTCACTGTGACTCCATGGCAAAAAGTCATGCAGTTGGGCGTAGGAACGGGATCTAAAGAAGTTGTTTTGGCGGAAGTTTCTAAAAATACTTCATCAGAGCCCTCTCCGGCGATTGAAGAAAAACCTGAATTCGTCGATGAAGGCGTAAGCAAGGAAACTTCGAAAGAACACGGAAAAGAAACAGCGAAAGAAACAACCGTTGCTAAAACGACTGAAACTCCAAAAGCTTCACCGACGGCAGCAGCAACTGTTGCAGCGACAACCGCAGTTCCTAAAAAAGAAGAAAAAACAGCAGCGCCAGAGACAGCTCCAGCCGCAGCCTCTGGCGGATTTCTTTATCGTGGTGAAATTGCGGTGACTAATATTGATGTCATCGGTCCGAAGATCACTGAAAAAATCAATGAACTTGGCGGTCGTAAAGCCGGTTCGGTGGAACTTGGTTGGAAAAAAACTCCAGGCTCTATGTACTATCACTTCACAATTCCTGAAGCAAAATATCAGGATCTACTGACGTTCTTAGGAACTTATGGAAAACCTAAGATCGGTAAAGAAAAACATCCGCGCGTTATGCCTGACGGGATCGTGCGTATGATTATCACAGTGGATGAAGCTAAAAAGTGA